TATCATTTCTAGAtttgcttttgctattttggcTGCCAGTGCTCACAGACCCAATGCTCCCCAAACAGGAAGAGACCCCACAAGAATAAGCAAGATCAGAGGCTACAGCTGTGTGAGGATCTCTTGGGGGTCACAGTTTGGACAACCTAGTAGACAAAGGAGCATGCCTTCTCTGGCCACCCCCTGTAGTCAACCagtctctgtgtctaatagaagaaaaagtaggtcctaatcttcatcatgtggtattaggccctaacttccttaataagactcctatagcataagaagtaaaaccaagaatcaataaatgggatggattcaaactaaaaagttttttctcggcaaaagaaagaatctgtgaggtgaacagagagcctacatcttgggagcaaatctttacccgtcgcacatcagatagagcactagggtatataaagaactcaaaaagctaagcaccaaaaaacaaataacccaatcaataaatgggccagggaactgaacagacacttctcagaagaggatatacaatcactcaacaaatatatgaaaaagtgttcattatctctagcaattagagaaatgcaaatcaaaactactctaagatatcatctcactccagtcagaatggcagctattatgaagacaaacaacaagaagtgttggcgaggatgtggggaaaatggtacactcctacactgctggtgggactgcaaattggtgcaactattatggaaagcagtatggagattccttgaaaatctgggaatggaaccaccatttgacccagctatcccattcctcggtctatacccaaaggacttaaaatcagcatactagaggGATACAgtgacatcaatgtttatagcagcacaattcacaatagctaaactgtggagccatcctagatgcctttcagtgtaagaatggataaaataatgtggcatatatacacaatgcaattttactgagcaataaaagataataaaatcatggcatttgcaggtaaatggataatgttggagaagataatgctaagtgaagttagccaatccccccccccaaaaaaaatgccaaatgtttctctgatacaaggaggctgactcatagttgggtaggaagggagagcatgggaggaatagatgaactctagatagggcagaggggtgggagggaaagggaggagcagGGTATTAGCAAGgacggtggaatgtgatggacatcattatccaaagtacatgtatgaagacaggaattggtgtcaacatactttatatacaaccagagatatgaaaaagtgtgCTGTATAcgggtaataagaattgtaatgcattccactgtcatttattttttaaaataaaataaaaaagagggagCCCTGGAATCTGAATAACCTGGGAGCTACTTCTAGACTTCACAAGTTGTCCCAGAGTTTTATAAATTGTTGAATTAGTTGCTGTTATCAGGGAGAGTGTATTTGGCCATAAGTAGAAAACTGTGTTCTCAGGGATAGAGGCATCTGCTAGGAAGCCTGCTAGTGGTACTCCCAGGCCTGGGCAGCAGACCCTGGATGTCCTCTAGGAGTCTGGCCTTTCCATCCTGCTGTCCTTTCACTCTGGGGAGTTGTCACTGTGGCCACAGGTGGCGATGCAACCTTGAGCATGGTTCTTGCCATTCCCTGGCAAGAAACTAGAGGCAACGATAGATCACTTTCCTTTCATCAGGAAGGGAACACTTTTCCAGAAATCACCATGTACACAcagccttcccttcccttctccatTGCCGTAGCTAGAGGAAACTAGGCCATTCCCCAGGCCTGAGCACTTTGCTGTCCCACACAAAACCAGGGCAACTGGCCATGGCTTGCCACATATCCAGTACTTCCAGATCAGAATGCTTCACTGTCACCTCTGAGTGGCTGGTTTTGCTTGAGAGATGGGAAGCTCTATCAGCATCAAGCCTTCCCTCCCTCCTGCAGCCCACAGTGGGAAGCCCAGCACCCCATTTCACCCCTCTTTGCACTCAGTTTTGCTGCCTGGCTCTTCTGAGGTCTCTCAGTACTAAAACTTCAGATTTCAAGATTAGAGCAAGAATGCTTTCTTGCCTGCTGTGTACAAAGCCAGTGTTTGGGGAAATGTTGCAATTCTGAGTcactttatatatttatgttctGGGAGCATTTGTCTTTAGGACAGTTATGGAAAGCTGATCTTGCAGTGTCTTGCTATTTAGACCCTTCAGGTAGGAGTCTGGAATCTTTGGGTTAGCCTACTTGGACTTTCCACCTGAAGCAACACTTTGGTTGTGGACAGAACATGGGTGCCTGGGTTCcttctgtatgtatgtatgcaggTTTAAAATGTCTTCTACCTCCCATCCATCCCAATCTCAGTGAGCACCTCCAGTGAGGCTTTCGGGTTTCTTCTGTAGTTAGTAGCTGAGAGTTGTTACACCACACCTGAGCTTCCCGTTCTGATTCATTGCACTTGCCCTCTCATTCTGCAGTCAGAAACAACATCTTATTTGTCACTGAATGTCTTGAAGCTTAACAGCATCCCAGGCAGATAGTCAGTACTCAGTGTTTAAATGGAAATGTATTTAGTTCATAGGTAGCTTTTGGTGTTTTACTGCTGTAGAAGCCAGTCAAAGATAGAATGTACTTTAAAAGCAGGTACTTGGTCCACTGGAGTACCTGCAGTTAGTCCACAGCTCAGTCCAGAATGCTGTACATGTAGTATAGGGCACACACACCAGTTGGGAACTCATCAAAGTGGTCCCCGTATTTGTTTCTCAAACAACCCAGCATTTGAACTTGACCTCTGAAAAGCTGCTCAGAAAGGAGCAGCCCATACCTGTGAGCAAGGACGTATAAATAGGCACTTCCTCAACAGTTAGGAGCTGAATAAGTGACTAGGGAAAGGAGTGGCCCAAAAATCTGAGGGTCAGAAGAAGGAAGGATTGTGGCATTGATAATCATTTAGAATTTCAGAATAGGTTGATACACATGGCCTGGTCTACCCCGTGAGGGGCCATGCCTAATCTCTGAGTTGCATTCCCCAAGCTACATGGAATGGTAGAGCAGGGATCAGAGGTGAAATTTCCATTTCCCCCTAGCAGTCCAGTGACATACAGACAGAACCTACCAAAATCTGGAGAGTCCATTGTGGGAGGATGCTTTTAGGCTTCTCAGGTTGTCACAAGTAAACTAGCTTCTAGGACAGGAACACACAGCCTGGACGCCTTCCTTATCTAGTTCACTTGACTATACAGCATTCACAGCCAGCATGAAGGTCCCTGGTTGAGCTGTTGATTCGGATTGAACATAGCAGGCTGAGCAGAACTATCAGTAAATGACAACTTTGTGTTTCATGAAATTCTAAAAATTCCACACCATGGGCAGCCTTCCCCAGACCTCAGCATGCCTGTGACCCATTCTAAGGCTAAGGCAGCCCTGGTCCCAGATAGTTGACCAGGTTTTGAAGGTGTAGGACTCTTGAGCTCTTTCAGAAAGGTGTTAGGtggattttcttttcattatatgttGAGTAAAGTCTATgtcacttctctctctctttctgtttttATCCTGTGCCTAGGACaagacatttcaaagaaagtaTTAAATTCATTCACGAGTGCAGACTCCAAGGTGAGGGCTGTCTGGTGCACTGGTACGTATGTTTCTTTCTGAATAATACCTTACTTAGTATTTTCTGCTTAGCTTGATGTCTCATGAGTGTCTTTCTCTGTGTGATTATTTCATCTCCTAATGTTTTTTCCTAAACCCAGAGTCTCAAACATGCATTCCACCTCTCCCAGATATGCATTAGTCATTGCCTGCTTTTGTTTCAACAAAACCCTACctggttttgcttttctttttgttgttttccaTTTTACTCACTGTGAGGATTTCTATAGGGACTATGAGGGTTACTAGTCAACAGACACTGTGTCTTAACATTTCATCAGAACAGCCTCCTGGAAACAGTGTCCCATGGACACCAAGAGACAAACTACCAATTCTGAAGGTTCATTCCTGAAACCTCAGTGACCTTTTCAAAGCACTGTTTCTTCCTAGAGAATTTTGATTGCAAATGTAGGTGTTTAGTAATGTATTACTGTAACACCAATATGACCATTTCCTCTCCATTTACAGCCTAGGGCTTTTAAGAGTGTTTGGCTTACTACTTTTCTTTGAAACAATCTAAATAGACTCAGAATTAGTTTATTGACAACTATCTACCTACACTCTTCTATATTTTATAGAGAtggtggggggagagagagagaaagagagaaatagtGTTGATGCACCCTATCCATGGATTCTGAATTTATGATTCAACCCACCATGAATCAAAAtcattcaggaaaagaaaatattgCCTCTATATgaaacatgtacagacttttttttcttgtcattattccttaaGAAATACCACTACTGACATAGCCTTTATGTTGTATTTCTATATTATAATCCAGAGAAGATGTAAAGTATGTAGGAGGATATGTGTGGGttctatgcaaatactatgccattttgtaTAAGGGACTTGAGAATTTTGGCATCTGGGGTGTGTCCTGGAAACAGTGTCCCATGGACACCAAGAGACAACtatgcacacatatacatactGTGAAAAGAAAGTTACTCCACATACTCAACCCAGAGAATGCATATAAAACTCTTGGTCTTATACCTGGCAAATATTGTATCTGGCACATGGTAAGTTCTCAGGGGAATGTCATTTGTGTTACCAGTAGTAATCATGGTAATAGCTAGTTTGTCTGGGGAACTAGTAGTCAACATTCTGGATCCAGGGCTTTGTTGTCTATGAAGGTGCAGGCTGGACCTGCCCCTTTTCCCTTTGAATAAGGTGTGGCATTAATTATCTTAAAGCACAACAATCTTTTTTGACTTCCCCCAAAACAGCCACCATTGCAGTGCAAAGCTCTTTGAAAATGTGAAGCCAACTCCTGGAAGTGTTGCTGCTAAGGTTGGTGGCAGCCCCGTCAGGACAGAGAGAACGCATGCATGATAGCCAGAGAAGCCACTTAGGACAACTGCAATGTGTTCTGAAGGCTAGTCGGGGCATGAGCTATTTCAGTGACTTCAAGAGTGGTGTTCTGCCAATTTATACAACTTTGAAATAGTGTGATTTttcatttcactttttaaaagagTAGGAAATGTGACACATATAAATAGTTGTTTTTTATGTTCAGTTACATTTGACTTTAAAGCACCTATGAGTGCATTTTGAGGTAAAATAAAGGGGAGTTCTGAAATTCCAACCCCTGGGCTTTTCCATGCTCCTGGTGAATTCAGATCTTCAGGGTTATAGCCTTGCTGCGAGGGTTTATTTTTGTAAAATTCCCTTAGTGTTTTTTATATAAAGTCCTTATATAAAGAACTACTACTTAGGAGTAAGGTACTggtggtattattattatttaaatatgtgTTAGCCAAATAGTCTAGAAATTCTTATTTCACACCACTATATACATCTAATTATAAGGCTTTTCTAAAAATGAGACATTTGCTAGACTTCCCAATCTTAAACCGTTGCTGGAACACTCTAAGTCTGTCAAAGCACAACTTTTCTATGGTTGCCTTAATTTGCATATGTATTTTAAATTGGTCTCTATGTTAGTCAACTTTGTGCCACTGTGACCAGAATACTAGACAAGAACAActgagaggaggaaaattttattttagctcATAGTTTAAGAGGATTCAGTCCACGGTTGGCCAGCTTCCCGGCAGAagtatcatggcagaagggcccaACAGAGGAAAGTTGCTCTGCTTATGTCAAcctagaaacagagagagagagggagaggaaggggtccgggagaaaataaacccctccAGGCATGCCCTCGGTAACATGCTTCTTCCAACTAAGTCCTACCTACCTCTCAGTAGTCCATCCAGCtaccagtggattaatctatcatgtgaattaattcactgatgaggtcagagcccacaTGATCCAATCAGTGCCTGTGAACCTTGCTACACTACGGACCATGTTTttaacatatgagcttttggaagacatcccagatccaaaccataatagtttCCTTATAAGTAAGGAAACTGCTGGAGTTGACCGTTAGTGCCACAGAGCATCTGACCCCAGGCCCCAGAGCACTTGCAGTGTGCCTGCTCTAGTATTCTGCtcaattatgtaaaaaaaaaaaaaaaaaaaacacaaaagtaaGATTTTCTAAGGGCTTCTGGATTTCATGGGTTCTAAAAATCAGTTTTATTCCTCATGTCGCTAAGAAAACCAAACCAGACTTTTAAAAACCATGACACATTCTAAACTAATGCAGTTTATAAATGGACTTGTTCCACAGGTCCAGGAAGCCTCGAGTCCCCTTGGTATATTTGAGTTATTTTATTTGACCAAAGAAATAGGAAGTATCTGAGAAGAGGTTCAGGAGCAATTGAACATCATAAGGTAGAAGTGTCTGTAGCTCTATCCTATAGAAAATCAATGAAGCATGAGGCCAAAATGTTTAAAGGATGCCTGAGATCTAGTGGCACAGAGTAGGGGGAAACTGTTATGTTTCCAAAGGATTTCCTGGTAACATACTTTCATGCTGTCCATGTGTAATCCAAAGCAGGAAGACTCCCTAAAATGAGATGCCCtgaatccccagccccaaataggTTGGGTGATAGACACATGGTTCCAAAACTGCCCTTGCACTCATGACCCTCTCCATTCTGCAGCTTGGCTGGGGTCTCCAGGAGTGTGACGCTGGTGATTGCTTATATCATGACCGTCACGGACTTTGGTTGGGAGGATGCCCTGCACACGGTGCGTGCAGGGAGATCCTGTGCCAACCCCAATCTGGGCTTCCAGAGGCAGCTCCAGGAGTTTGAGAAACATGAAGTCCACCAGGTAAGCAATGCTCATTTGCACGAGGCTTTTCAGATGCAGGCAACTGCCCTGGGACAATTCCTTCAGTCCCAGAATCAAGAAGGTTGGAACTGAAGAGGCCCACAGAGGATATTGGGTTCAAGGGTGCTCACCTTTATCCCCACGGAAGTTGTCACCAATCCATTGTGCCCCAGCTACAGCCATAGGGGACTTATATCCCTTGTCATTTTCCTTGCGCCTGGTACTCCTAATATTAGCATGTTCCTCTTC
This region of Callospermophilus lateralis isolate mCalLat2 chromosome 6, mCalLat2.hap1, whole genome shotgun sequence genomic DNA includes:
- the Dusp22 gene encoding dual specificity protein phosphatase 22 isoform X5, whose translation is MIVPGPCWRTRHFKESIKFIHECRLQGEGCLVHCLAGVSRSVTLVIAYIMTVTDFGWEDALHTVRAGRSCANPNLGFQRQLQEFEKHEVHQYRQWLKEEYGENPLRDAEEAKNILGKYKEQGRVESQPGTRRWSSFSALPPLAYNNYTTET
- the Dusp22 gene encoding dual specificity protein phosphatase 22 isoform X4, whose protein sequence is MPSVRRVSRKWVWQVTYQAVLGLTVQILPGLYIGNFKDARDAEQLSKNKVTHILSVHDSARPMLEGVKYLCIPAADSPSQNLTRHFKESIKFIHECRLQGEGCLVHCHHCSAKLFENVKPTPGSVAAKLGWGLQECDAGDCLYHDRHGLWLGGCPAHGACREILCQPQSGLPEAAPGV